Proteins encoded within one genomic window of uncultured Draconibacterium sp.:
- a CDS encoding YdcF family protein codes for MRLLRKFLVLIGIFFVVCLGFSFTEQPYWGYHWLGTSKSELKWEPKTIILLGGGGMPSQSNLMRSWYTEKAAKSFPESKVIVAMPGLLSDSLSTPQLMKSELELRGVPAERIAFEAEGTNTRSQALNCQGIVKMQDPILLVTSPEHMRRAVLAFKKVGFEKVNALPAFENAAEADFSFTDDELGGNSILIPDVGNNINMRYQMWNHLKYEILIAREMVALTYYKLRGWI; via the coding sequence TTGAGATTACTACGAAAATTCTTGGTATTGATTGGAATTTTCTTTGTTGTTTGCCTCGGCTTTTCATTCACCGAACAACCTTACTGGGGCTACCACTGGCTGGGTACAAGCAAATCAGAGTTAAAATGGGAACCCAAAACAATCATTTTGCTGGGCGGTGGCGGAATGCCAAGTCAAAGCAACCTGATGCGCAGCTGGTACACCGAAAAAGCGGCCAAATCATTTCCCGAGTCAAAAGTAATTGTTGCCATGCCGGGATTATTAAGCGACAGTTTAAGCACACCTCAGTTAATGAAATCGGAACTCGAACTTAGAGGTGTTCCTGCTGAACGAATCGCTTTTGAAGCTGAAGGAACAAACACCCGCTCGCAGGCTTTGAATTGCCAGGGAATAGTAAAAATGCAGGATCCCATATTGTTGGTCACTTCTCCCGAACACATGCGCCGAGCCGTTTTGGCGTTCAAAAAAGTTGGCTTCGAAAAGGTAAACGCCCTACCCGCCTTCGAAAATGCCGCCGAAGCCGATTTTTCGTTTACCGACGATGAGCTGGGCGGAAATTCAATCCTAATTCCTGATGTTGGCAACAACATAAATATGCGCTACCAAATGTGGAACCACCTAAAATATGAGATTCTCATTGCCCGCGAAATGGTAGCACTTACTTACTACAAACTTCGGGGCTGGATTTAA
- a CDS encoding M28 family peptidase codes for MKNFVFAALVFVMAACAPKFNKEITLDDIHENIDYLASDSLKGRKSGEQGDLLAAQYIAEKFEAAGLELLFDNGFQEFNLVTSAEIADGNQLQVNGTEYEVETDFLPYAFSANTTVAAEVVFAGFGLEVDRDSLKWNDFDSTDINGKWMLVLQGDPDLDNPNSPFLEFSSERAKALKASDEGAAGIIFVAGTKFSEEDELSSLFFDKNSSRFSIPVIQVTRKVVNEILKGTDQTVEKLEAEILEQNAGLNLEVPTTVSATVNVALKETTTRNVAAILPGNDETLKDEYVVVGAHFDHLGMGGPGSGSRAIDTVAVHNGADDNASGVSAVIQLAEKLAGDKTNKRSVLFVAFGAEEMGLLGSKAFTMKPPVETDKMVAMFNFDMIGRLKDDNSLSIGGTKTSVEIEDLLNDLNTDFKQAFTSEGIGPSDHASFYLQNIPVIYISTGAHPDYHTPQDDVELINFEGAQKVMDYSAALVDDVVNRAEKLTFQEAGSKFQRSRGGRFKVTLGVMPDFAGVEKRGMRVDAVSKGKPAYAAGMKKGDIIIAIDGKKVGNIYEYMDRLQNLEAGATISVDILRDEKPTVLIVQL; via the coding sequence ATGAAGAATTTTGTATTTGCTGCGCTGGTATTTGTAATGGCGGCTTGTGCCCCCAAATTCAACAAAGAAATAACGCTTGACGATATTCATGAGAATATCGATTATCTGGCTTCTGATTCGCTAAAAGGACGTAAATCGGGCGAGCAGGGCGATTTGCTGGCGGCACAATACATTGCTGAAAAATTTGAGGCTGCCGGATTGGAGCTGTTGTTTGATAACGGGTTTCAGGAATTTAATTTGGTGACTTCAGCCGAAATTGCCGATGGAAATCAATTGCAGGTAAACGGCACGGAATACGAAGTTGAAACAGACTTTTTGCCTTATGCTTTTTCGGCGAATACAACTGTTGCTGCAGAAGTTGTGTTTGCTGGCTTTGGTTTGGAGGTTGATCGCGATTCGCTGAAATGGAATGATTTTGATAGTACTGATATTAATGGAAAATGGATGTTGGTGCTTCAGGGCGATCCTGATCTTGATAATCCAAACAGTCCTTTCCTTGAGTTTTCGAGCGAACGCGCTAAGGCATTAAAAGCATCGGATGAAGGTGCAGCAGGTATAATTTTCGTGGCAGGTACAAAATTTAGTGAGGAAGACGAATTGTCGTCATTATTTTTTGATAAAAACAGCAGTCGTTTTTCTATTCCGGTTATTCAGGTAACACGAAAGGTGGTCAACGAAATATTGAAGGGCACAGACCAGACCGTTGAAAAACTGGAAGCAGAAATACTGGAGCAAAATGCCGGTTTAAACCTCGAGGTCCCGACTACAGTTAGTGCTACAGTAAATGTGGCGTTAAAAGAAACAACTACCCGAAATGTGGCGGCGATTTTACCCGGTAACGATGAGACTTTAAAAGATGAATACGTTGTTGTGGGGGCTCATTTTGATCATTTGGGAATGGGCGGACCGGGTTCAGGTTCGCGCGCAATCGATACAGTTGCAGTTCACAACGGTGCGGATGACAATGCTTCGGGAGTTTCTGCGGTTATTCAACTGGCAGAGAAATTAGCCGGTGATAAAACCAACAAACGCAGTGTACTATTTGTGGCTTTTGGCGCAGAAGAAATGGGGTTGTTAGGCTCGAAAGCTTTTACCATGAAACCTCCGGTTGAGACCGATAAAATGGTGGCCATGTTCAATTTCGATATGATTGGGCGCTTAAAAGACGATAACAGTTTAAGTATTGGCGGAACAAAAACTTCGGTAGAAATCGAAGATTTATTAAATGATCTGAACACAGATTTTAAGCAGGCATTTACCAGCGAAGGAATCGGACCATCGGATCATGCTTCCTTTTATCTGCAGAATATCCCGGTAATTTATATTTCTACCGGCGCACACCCCGATTATCATACTCCGCAGGACGATGTAGAATTAATCAACTTTGAAGGTGCCCAAAAAGTAATGGATTATTCGGCGGCATTGGTTGACGATGTGGTAAACCGTGCAGAGAAATTAACCTTTCAGGAAGCCGGAAGTAAGTTCCAGCGCAGCCGGGGAGGGCGTTTTAAAGTAACACTGGGAGTGATGCCGGATTTTGCAGGTGTGGAAAAACGCGGAATGCGTGTTGATGCCGTTTCGAAAGGTAAACCCGCGTACGCTGCCGGAATGAAAAAGGGTGATATTATTATTGCAATCGACGGAAAAAAAGTGGGTAATATTTATGAATACATGGATCGTCTGCAAAACCTCGAAGCCGGTGCAACAATTTCAGTTGATATTTTGCGCGACGAAAAACCAACTGTTTTGATTGTTCAACTTTAA
- a CDS encoding DUF6340 family protein, giving the protein MSIFKQTNYILLVSIVLLSYACSSTKRIMVEFPQKPKNEIPQDVQSLLLVNRTVDDKYNDLPTDSLQKIFYQKDFDLDTTIYDLSAVDTSLKALGELLFESGRFDYVIPEDRFLKAERNAFFTSSMSWQEAKELCDLYQTDAVLSMDLFKTRVATELAEESVFDPNEGFFRTAVGAKMVIVYNTLFRVYDPYQEKILAREVFQDTLFWEDYALGVRSLFADFTPVKQALTEAGIAVALDFSETISTGWQSEYRIIFDKGSTALKEAAALTDDGDWTDAIEAWQTITNQSGSKSEKSKALFNLATACEIQGDIDCAIQHALESYNTAYHPITYQYLELLESKKKQQKNNTK; this is encoded by the coding sequence ATGAGCATATTCAAACAAACTAATTACATTCTACTCGTTAGCATTGTGCTTTTGTCGTATGCTTGTAGCTCAACAAAGCGGATTATGGTTGAATTTCCGCAAAAGCCAAAAAACGAAATTCCGCAGGATGTACAAAGCCTGCTTTTGGTGAACCGCACTGTTGATGACAAATACAATGACCTGCCCACCGATTCACTTCAAAAAATATTTTACCAGAAGGATTTTGACCTCGATACCACCATTTACGACCTCTCCGCGGTTGATACCTCGTTAAAAGCCCTGGGCGAATTGCTCTTTGAATCCGGCAGGTTTGATTATGTAATTCCGGAAGACCGTTTTCTGAAAGCTGAGAGAAATGCATTTTTCACCAGTTCGATGAGCTGGCAGGAAGCTAAGGAGCTTTGCGATTTGTACCAGACCGATGCTGTTTTGTCGATGGATCTGTTTAAAACACGTGTAGCAACAGAACTTGCCGAAGAATCGGTTTTCGATCCGAACGAGGGATTTTTCAGAACGGCAGTTGGTGCAAAAATGGTAATTGTTTACAACACACTTTTTCGCGTATACGATCCATACCAGGAAAAAATACTGGCTCGCGAAGTATTTCAGGATACATTGTTTTGGGAAGATTATGCACTTGGCGTAAGAAGTCTGTTCGCGGATTTTACGCCTGTAAAACAAGCGCTAACAGAAGCAGGAATTGCAGTAGCACTCGACTTTTCGGAAACGATAAGTACCGGATGGCAGAGCGAATACCGGATAATATTTGATAAAGGAAGTACCGCATTAAAAGAGGCCGCCGCACTTACCGATGACGGCGATTGGACAGACGCAATAGAAGCCTGGCAAACCATCACCAATCAATCGGGATCGAAGAGTGAAAAAAGCAAGGCATTATTTAATCTTGCTACCGCCTGCGAAATACAGGGAGATATCGACTGTGCCATTCAGCATGCCCTCGAATCGTACAACACAGCCTACCACCCCATCACTTATCAGTATCTCGAATTGCTTGAAAGCAAGAAAAAACAACAGAAAAACAACACGAAATGA